AAATCGCCGAGTTGGAAGAAAAAAATCTTTCTTTGCAAAATGACATGTATAAAATGACAGAAGAACTTGCAATACTAAAAGAAAAGCTTGAAAAAAGTAGTGCTAAACTGGCGTAAAAGCCTTGAAATCTAACACATAAGTGATTATACTACAGAGTAAGAGAGGCATTATGTCGCATAACGTGACATAAACGCCATTATATTGAAGAGAGGTCTTGTACTTTCGATAGTACATGCACCAGGATTTTAAGAAACTGCATACTCGAAAGGTATGCAGTTATTACATTTCACTTTAATGTTGCTTTAAATAGGCAAAAGTTTCTGTGGTAATGATTACCATACCCGCGTTAGACACGGGTATTTTATTTTATTTTTAAATCAAACCTAAGCTTTTCTTTTACCTTTTATCAATAGCAAACATCCTTATAAGATTAATTTGAGAATATTGTAACTCATAAAGGGAGCTTAAGATCTTTCACACTATGCTATTTGCCGAGGATTAACAAATTCCTGAAACTCGGCAAGTCGTAAAAGTCCATTTTTAGTAAGAGAACGATAACGAACCTTGCACGGTATACCTTCAGGTAAATACATATTTTTATCGGTATTTCGCCCATATTTTCTAGCAAAGTCCAAGAGTATTTGTTTGGCCGCTAACGGTACAGCTAATTCGATCACACCGGCAAAGCGTCCGTCTGGATATTCTACAAGCCACCCGAACTTTCCCTTCCGGATGCCAATTATATTTACCTTGGTCTCGGTATAGCAAATTAATTTATCCCAATATCCTTTTGGTCTTCTACCCGGTACATAGGGTTTATTTTGCTTTATGACAATGCCCTCTAAGTCACGTTCCTTACAAGCTTTAAAGAGAGCTACTGCCTTGGAACCCTCCATATATTGAACCTTAATAACGGATTTTTCATTACTTGGCAAAACTTCATCTAAAATTGTTTTCCTTTGTAGTAGTGGTAAGGACATGACGCTCTTTCCTCTATAATAAAGGATATCGAATACACAAAATGTTACTGGATTTGATATGGCCAAGTGCTTTATTTTTGAGGCATTACGCATGTGAAAGCGACTCATTACATCTTCGAAAATTGGCCGACCTTCCGGATCGGCCTGTATTGTTTCCCCATCCAGCACTATCCCCGAAGGTAACTTGGGGTTACGTAATTCGGGGAATATATCCGTTATATTTGTTTGATGTCTCGTAAATAGTTTAATTCCATCATCCATATCTGAGAGAATTGTCCTGAAGCCATCATACTTTAGCTCGACGATTGATAAGCCGTTATATTCCGGAATTTCCTCAATAGGGTTAAGGAGCATAGGTGCAACATACATGGTGTCAGCCTCCTTGTACCTATTTTAGCATAAAATGTAACAATCACTCCATTGGGAATTGATGGGTTTATCCCTTTTTAGTATTATATAAGAATAAAGAATTTCGTTAATGTACAAGTGTCAATCGCAAAATCGTTTTTTTATGAGTCATAGATTGCATATTGGAGGAGATGATAGCTTGAGTTTTGATATCGAGCTCACACGTAAGGTTGTTATTGAAAATTTTAACCAAGCGAAGCAATCGATTTCACTAAGAAAGTTTGCAATGGATAGCGCTCAACCTATTTCTGATGTTATTCCGGGATACGAAGCTAAGCGAATGGAATTTGGCGATTTCATACAGGATAATTTCAGCCCTTTATTTATAGATATTCGTAGCTCTACTAAGAGGGCTATGGTAATTGGGCCAGAGAGAACGTTTATTTCTATGCACGCTTTCTTTCCGGGCGTATGTAATGTGATCGAGCAATATGGAGGCTATGTTATAGACTTTATGGGTGATGGGATAATGGCCTTGTTTGGCGGAAAAGAATCAGGAGTGAACAAAAGTTATTCTAGTCAACAGGCTGGACTATGTGGATTGAGTCTTTTAAAAGTAGTAAATACGGTCATAAATCCTTTGTTAAGAATAGATAAAATATGGGAGTTCGGTTGCGGTGTTGGTATAGATTATGGTTCTGTAATTGTGACGAAAATAGGTACCAAAAATAACTACGATGTTAAGGTGTTCGGTGACTGTGTAAATATAGCAAGCAAATTGTCAAAATCAGATAATCAGGTTGTTGTAAGTGATGAAGTTCAAAAATTATGGCCATCCTCAAAATGGGGGAAAATGGGTTTTAAAAGGCTTTCTATTGGCGAATTAATGGGATACGCGTTGAACGATCGTTCAGACTAAAAGGAGGTTTCAGTATGTCAGAAAGTAAACCGCAATTAGAGTATTTATATAAAGCTTTGGAAGATGCACAAAACACAATACGTTTTACTGATACTAAAGCTGGGATAATCATCGTAGCCTCCGGCGTCTTATCGGCCTATCTTGTACCTTTGGGGAGATCATTAATTGATAATATTAAAAATCCACTAACGTTTTATTCCTTAGTTACATTCGTCGTAGCTATTATTTGTTTGGTAAGCTTTTTGTTCACTTTATTGATAACTATAAAAGCTATTAACCCGATGTCTTCACCTGTTAGACATATTTTTATGGACGGGTTAACGACGAAAGTTCCTTTTTATCTTTATAAAATAGATCCAGAGCCTAGTTTGTGGGATTGCTTATCTGAAAGGAATAACAGTAAACTTGATCATAGTTCAAATGAAATTTTTGAAAGCCTTATGAAGGATCAAAACTCTGAAGAAATTACTAAAAGCCTCGTACTGGAAGTTTGTAAGGTATCTTATATTCGTGAGAAGAAAATATATAGAGTTAATATGGCTTTTGTGTTTTTTGCATTGGGATTTATCACGTTATTTATCTCATCAATAATGTTACATTCAATACAGTGGATTTAGTCCTTTTTTTGAATCTAAGGTTTGGAAAAGAGATGTTTATGAATGCTTTCTGAACGTTTAAAACAAGAATTAAATGATATCGTTAATAGAATTCTTGACCGATGTGAATTGCAATGGGACAATACTCTCGGTAAAAATGAACTTATAAAGGCCCTTTTAGAAACATACGCAATGGATACAAATATACCTGGCCATCCTTTTCTTGGTGAGAGTGAATATAAGTCTGATGTGTTTGTGGCTTTTATGTTAGATATGAGAGATTCAACCAAACATCTTAGACAGGCCATTAGTGCACGTATAGCCAGTGTAAGTGAGATGCAAAGAGTATTTTATGAAGTATCAGCGCTTCTTCCAGCAATGACAAAGATAATCCGTGAATATAAGGGATCAGTAACCGAATATTTGGGAGATGGTCTGTTGGCATTATTTCAACTTCCTAAACAAAAGGAAGAACAAGCAGAGGTTCTTCATAATGTAATTAATGCGGCCAATACCTGCTTGGAAGCTTTAAATCAGGTAGTTAACCCAATCTTGAATGAAAGATTTGGTTTGCCTAAAATCGAAATAGGCATTGGTTTAGCTTTTAGCGACGCTATAATTAGCCATTTCGGCTTACCTCCACATACACAAGTAAAGGTGATTGGCGAGTGTATTTATTTTGCTAGTAAATGTTCAAAAGGGAGAAATGAGATTATATTGCACGAGTATCTTAAACATATTTGGCCAAAATCTAAAAAGGGACAATTACGCTTTACAAAAAGAAGTTTTGATAAATTTGACGGTTATATCGTAACAAAAAAATCAGAAATCGAGAGAAACGTAGGATGAAAGCGCATTTTCTAATATAACAACTTTAAAAATCATAAAAAACAAAGACCATTGATTAAATATCAATGGTCTTATTGGATTTATCGTTTTCGTTATTTTATAATATGTAAACCAATCCATAAATTTAAAATATTATATAGGAAACTTATTAATAACTTCGTCATATTCCCGCTGGGCATCAGTGATAGCCA
This DNA window, taken from Desulfosporosinus acidiphilus SJ4, encodes the following:
- a CDS encoding ATP dependent DNA ligase-like protein, with amino-acid sequence MYVAPMLLNPIEEIPEYNGLSIVELKYDGFRTILSDMDDGIKLFTRHQTNITDIFPELRNPKLPSGIVLDGETIQADPEGRPIFEDVMSRFHMRNASKIKHLAISNPVTFCVFDILYYRGKSVMSLPLLQRKTILDEVLPSNEKSVIKVQYMEGSKAVALFKACKERDLEGIVIKQNKPYVPGRRPKGYWDKLICYTETKVNIIGIRKGKFGWLVEYPDGRFAGVIELAVPLAAKQILLDFARKYGRNTDKNMYLPEGIPCKVRYRSLTKNGLLRLAEFQEFVNPRQIA
- a CDS encoding adenylate/guanylate cyclase domain-containing protein encodes the protein MSFDIELTRKVVIENFNQAKQSISLRKFAMDSAQPISDVIPGYEAKRMEFGDFIQDNFSPLFIDIRSSTKRAMVIGPERTFISMHAFFPGVCNVIEQYGGYVIDFMGDGIMALFGGKESGVNKSYSSQQAGLCGLSLLKVVNTVINPLLRIDKIWEFGCGVGIDYGSVIVTKIGTKNNYDVKVFGDCVNIASKLSKSDNQVVVSDEVQKLWPSSKWGKMGFKRLSIGELMGYALNDRSD
- a CDS encoding adenylate/guanylate cyclase domain-containing protein, which translates into the protein MLSERLKQELNDIVNRILDRCELQWDNTLGKNELIKALLETYAMDTNIPGHPFLGESEYKSDVFVAFMLDMRDSTKHLRQAISARIASVSEMQRVFYEVSALLPAMTKIIREYKGSVTEYLGDGLLALFQLPKQKEEQAEVLHNVINAANTCLEALNQVVNPILNERFGLPKIEIGIGLAFSDAIISHFGLPPHTQVKVIGECIYFASKCSKGRNEIILHEYLKHIWPKSKKGQLRFTKRSFDKFDGYIVTKKSEIERNVG